Proteins from one Corynebacterium epidermidicanis genomic window:
- the pgm gene encoding phosphoglucomutase (alpha-D-glucose-1,6-bisphosphate-dependent): MAHQRAGQPAQSNDLIDIAALVAAYYTRTPDADNPDQQVAFGTSGHRGSSLDTAFNENHILAITQAIVEYRHGQGIDGPIFIGRDTHALSEPAMLSALEVLIANDVEVLVDDRGRYTPTPAVSHAILSHNASLEGGVLGTAAGRADGIVITPSHNPPRDGGFKYNPPHGGPADTEATDWIAARANELLRSGLADVMRVPVSGVLDERAGRYNYMDSYIDDLPNVIDIEAIKRAGIRIGADPMGGASVDYWGAIAEKHGLDITVVNPDVDATWRFMTLDTDGKIRMDCSSADAMASLIANRDKYDIATGNDADADRHGIVTPDAGLMNPNHYLAVAIDYLFAHRPGWAAETAVGKTLVSSSMIDRVVSALGRKLVEVPVGFKWFVPGLISGDIGFGGEESAGASFLRLDGNVWSTDKDGLILNLLAAEILAVTGKTPSMRYAELAAEYGAPAYARTDAEANREQKAVLKKLSPEQVSATELAGEPITAKLTEAPGNGAAIGGLKVTTASAWFAARPSGTEDKYKIYAESFQGAEHLKLVQEQAQALVSDVLGAS; the protein is encoded by the coding sequence ATGGCTCATCAACGCGCTGGGCAACCAGCTCAATCCAATGACCTTATCGATATCGCAGCGCTGGTAGCCGCTTACTACACACGCACGCCAGACGCAGATAACCCTGACCAACAAGTGGCTTTTGGCACTTCGGGCCACCGGGGTTCCTCCCTCGACACCGCGTTTAACGAAAACCACATTTTGGCCATCACCCAAGCCATCGTCGAGTACCGCCACGGACAGGGCATCGACGGTCCAATCTTCATCGGGCGCGATACCCACGCGCTCTCCGAGCCGGCCATGCTTTCTGCCTTGGAGGTGCTGATCGCTAACGACGTCGAGGTGCTTGTCGACGACCGTGGTCGCTACACCCCAACCCCAGCAGTTTCGCATGCTATTTTGTCGCACAACGCCTCGTTGGAGGGGGGCGTGCTGGGTACCGCTGCCGGGCGCGCTGACGGCATCGTCATCACTCCTTCACACAATCCGCCACGCGATGGTGGCTTCAAATACAACCCGCCACATGGCGGGCCAGCTGATACGGAAGCTACTGACTGGATTGCAGCTCGAGCAAATGAATTGCTGCGTTCGGGGCTAGCAGACGTCATGCGTGTTCCAGTCAGTGGCGTCCTGGACGAGCGTGCCGGACGGTACAACTACATGGACTCTTACATTGATGACCTGCCGAATGTCATTGATATTGAGGCAATCAAGCGGGCTGGGATTCGGATCGGGGCGGATCCAATGGGTGGGGCTTCAGTTGACTACTGGGGAGCCATCGCCGAAAAGCATGGCCTGGACATCACGGTGGTGAACCCAGATGTGGACGCTACCTGGCGTTTCATGACGCTCGATACTGACGGCAAGATCCGGATGGACTGCTCGTCGGCCGATGCGATGGCCTCGTTGATCGCCAACCGCGACAAGTATGACATCGCAACCGGCAATGACGCCGATGCAGACCGTCATGGCATTGTGACCCCCGATGCTGGCTTGATGAACCCTAACCACTACCTCGCGGTGGCAATCGACTACCTCTTTGCACATCGCCCAGGTTGGGCAGCAGAAACTGCGGTGGGGAAGACCCTGGTTTCCTCGTCGATGATCGACCGCGTTGTCTCTGCCCTTGGCCGGAAATTGGTTGAAGTGCCGGTTGGGTTCAAATGGTTTGTTCCGGGGCTGATCTCCGGCGATATCGGGTTCGGTGGTGAAGAGTCCGCTGGGGCCTCGTTCCTGCGGCTTGACGGAAATGTCTGGTCTACCGACAAGGACGGTCTGATTCTGAATTTGTTGGCGGCTGAAATCCTCGCGGTGACGGGCAAGACGCCGTCGATGCGCTATGCCGAATTGGCGGCGGAATATGGCGCGCCGGCGTACGCGCGCACCGACGCAGAAGCCAACCGGGAACAGAAAGCCGTGCTGAAGAAGCTTAGCCCCGAGCAGGTTTCTGCCACCGAGCTGGCCGGCGAACCGATCACAGCTAAGCTCACGGAAGCGCCTGGCAACGGCGCAGCTATTGGTGGGTTGAAAGTCACCACCGCCAGTGCCTGGTTTGCCGCTCGGCCGTCCGGTACTGAAGACAAGTACAAGATCTATGCCGAATCTTTCCAAGGTGCAGAGCACCTCAAGCTAGTGCAAGAGCAAGCACAAGCTTTGGTTAGCGATGTCTTGGGAGCTTCCTAG
- a CDS encoding alanine/glycine:cation symporter family protein produces the protein MSSFNETLSTLDTFVWGPLFLIPLLLGTGLLLTVRLRGLQFRTLFIALRHGLIDRNDQSGEGDISNYQALTTALAATVGVGNIVGVATAISVGGPGSLFWMWVTGLVGMASKYAEAFLGVRFRTTDSAGEQSGGPQYYLERGIKGPVGKILGISFTFFAIIASFGIGNLTQANAVATGMHDAFGIQPWISGVIMFVCLGAVLLGGVQAIGRVTSAFVPLMILIYVVGAIVVLCINAAKIPGALALVFTDAFTGTAAAGGFLGSGIILALQMGVARGIFSNESGMGSASIAAAAAKTSHPVRQGLVSMTQTFIDTIIVVSFTGLVIISTGTWDQGKQNAGTMTADAFSTALPGHWGGMIVSVSLIFFAFSTIIGWSYYGERCMERLFGRHGALPYRLIFTVVVFFGATTELETVWTLADLANGLMALPNLIGLLVLSGLVARETLAYLRFDPKLRASHEDVAAYVANENNGWK, from the coding sequence ATGTCGTCATTCAACGAGACCCTCAGCACGCTGGATACCTTCGTCTGGGGCCCGCTATTTTTGATCCCGCTTTTGCTGGGTACTGGCTTGCTCCTTACCGTCAGGCTCCGCGGATTGCAGTTCCGCACCCTTTTTATTGCGCTTCGTCACGGCCTGATCGATCGCAACGACCAAAGCGGCGAGGGAGATATTTCCAACTACCAAGCACTGACTACCGCTTTGGCGGCAACGGTTGGCGTGGGCAACATCGTTGGCGTGGCCACCGCGATTTCCGTCGGCGGTCCTGGTTCACTGTTCTGGATGTGGGTGACGGGCCTGGTCGGCATGGCATCGAAATATGCCGAGGCTTTCCTGGGCGTGCGTTTTCGCACGACCGACTCGGCCGGCGAGCAGTCTGGTGGCCCGCAGTACTATCTCGAACGAGGGATCAAAGGACCAGTTGGCAAGATCTTGGGGATTTCGTTCACCTTTTTCGCGATCATCGCCTCTTTCGGTATCGGCAACCTGACGCAAGCCAATGCCGTCGCGACGGGCATGCATGATGCCTTTGGTATCCAACCCTGGATTTCCGGCGTGATCATGTTTGTGTGCCTAGGCGCGGTGCTGCTAGGCGGCGTGCAAGCGATTGGCCGGGTCACTTCGGCTTTTGTGCCGCTGATGATCTTGATCTACGTGGTGGGCGCAATCGTGGTGCTGTGCATTAACGCCGCTAAGATCCCAGGGGCGTTGGCGCTCGTATTTACGGATGCGTTTACCGGCACCGCAGCAGCTGGCGGGTTCCTGGGTTCTGGAATCATCCTGGCTTTACAGATGGGTGTGGCACGTGGCATCTTCTCCAATGAGTCCGGCATGGGTTCGGCGTCGATCGCGGCTGCTGCTGCCAAGACTTCGCATCCGGTCCGCCAGGGCCTCGTTTCGATGACGCAGACTTTCATCGACACCATCATCGTGGTGTCTTTCACCGGCCTGGTCATCATCTCCACGGGCACGTGGGATCAAGGCAAGCAAAACGCTGGCACGATGACAGCTGACGCCTTCTCGACGGCACTCCCTGGCCACTGGGGTGGCATGATCGTATCGGTCTCGCTGATCTTCTTCGCCTTCTCGACGATCATCGGCTGGTCTTACTACGGCGAACGCTGCATGGAACGACTGTTTGGCCGCCACGGCGCACTGCCCTATCGTCTCATCTTCACTGTCGTCGTCTTCTTCGGTGCGACCACCGAGCTAGAAACCGTGTGGACGTTGGCAGACCTAGCCAATGGACTGATGGCTTTGCCGAACCTCATCGGCCTGCTGGTTCTAAGCGGATTGGTGGCTCGGGAAACCCTCGCATACTTGCGTTTTGATCCTAAGTTGCGTGCCAGCCACGAAGATGTTGCTGCCTACGTAGCAAACGAAAACAATGGCTGGAAATAG
- a CDS encoding CrcB family protein — MKDTLLAGSGAAVGALARYALGVLIPSPLTLLVAINAVGCFLIARWKPSPFWTIGVLGGFTSYSAFQAQFSLPYFAAMLGTCLLAYLFGELTTSRKRLTPS; from the coding sequence ATGAAGGACACCCTCCTGGCAGGAAGTGGCGCCGCTGTAGGCGCTCTCGCCCGCTACGCGCTGGGTGTCCTTATTCCTTCCCCATTGACGCTTCTGGTAGCGATCAATGCCGTCGGTTGTTTCCTCATCGCACGTTGGAAACCAAGCCCCTTCTGGACCATCGGCGTACTCGGCGGGTTCACTAGCTACAGCGCTTTCCAGGCCCAATTCTCCCTGCCTTACTTTGCTGCGATGTTGGGAACATGTTTACTTGCGTACCTGTTTGGCGAGCTCACCACTAGTCGGAAACGGCTAACACCGTCATGA
- a CDS encoding CrcB family protein, whose protein sequence is MSRLNRRSFPVGTLLSNTLACLTLATVLGTGGAYLALGIGFAGALSTMSTFVKELVRLGLKHGTIYLSVTLVCGWLGFQLGLLLK, encoded by the coding sequence ATGAGCCGTCTCAACCGCCGTTCGTTCCCCGTGGGCACCTTGCTTTCAAACACCTTGGCCTGCCTAACCTTAGCGACCGTGCTAGGCACCGGGGGCGCGTATCTCGCCCTTGGCATCGGCTTCGCTGGCGCCTTATCGACGATGTCAACGTTCGTCAAAGAACTCGTTCGATTGGGGCTTAAACATGGAACCATCTACCTATCCGTGACGCTGGTATGCGGCTGGCTGGGCTTTCAGTTGGGCTTGCTTCTGAAATAG
- the murA gene encoding UDP-N-acetylglucosamine 1-carboxyvinyltransferase: MKERFLVTGGSRLVGTVRVAGAKNSVLKLMAAALLTEGRTTLTNCPEILDVPLMKDVLEGLGCTVHIDGSVVTIDTPAEIKSDADFDAVRQFRASVCVLGPLTSRCGRAVVALPGGDAIGSRPLDMHQTGLEKLGAKTHIQHGAVVATAERLVGTRIELDFPSVGATENILTAAVLAKGTTVLDNAAREPEIVDLCEMLCEMGARIEGAGTSTITIEGVAKLHPTTHEVVGDRIVAGTWAYAAAITGGDITVGGIAPRHLHLPLQKLRVAGADVETFATGFRVKMTGRPQAVDYQTLPFPGFPTDLQPMAIGLATVSEGMSVITENVFESRFRFVDELLRLGADASVDGHHVVVRGKEQLSSTSVWSSDIRAGAGLVLAALRADAVTEVHDVFHIDRGYPNFVEQLNSLGAHVERVS; encoded by the coding sequence GTGAAGGAACGATTCTTAGTCACTGGTGGTTCGCGACTCGTCGGTACGGTGCGAGTAGCCGGCGCAAAAAATAGCGTGTTGAAGCTCATGGCAGCTGCGCTGCTGACGGAAGGCCGCACCACGCTCACGAATTGCCCGGAAATCCTCGACGTCCCGCTCATGAAAGACGTCCTCGAGGGCCTTGGTTGCACCGTGCACATCGACGGCTCGGTGGTCACCATCGATACGCCAGCAGAAATCAAGAGCGACGCGGACTTCGATGCCGTTCGCCAGTTCCGAGCCTCAGTATGTGTGCTTGGTCCGCTAACTTCGCGGTGTGGGCGAGCGGTTGTCGCCTTGCCAGGCGGCGACGCAATCGGTTCCCGTCCTCTGGACATGCACCAGACGGGTCTGGAGAAGCTCGGCGCCAAGACGCACATTCAACACGGAGCAGTGGTGGCCACTGCGGAACGGCTCGTGGGCACTCGAATTGAGCTTGACTTCCCTTCGGTGGGGGCAACCGAGAACATTCTGACCGCAGCGGTGCTCGCTAAAGGCACCACAGTCTTGGATAATGCGGCCCGCGAGCCGGAAATCGTAGACCTTTGTGAAATGCTTTGCGAAATGGGTGCCCGGATTGAAGGAGCCGGAACGTCGACGATCACCATCGAAGGGGTGGCGAAGCTGCACCCAACCACGCATGAAGTAGTTGGGGACCGAATCGTCGCCGGCACGTGGGCATACGCGGCCGCGATCACGGGTGGCGACATTACCGTTGGAGGCATCGCGCCCCGTCACCTGCACCTGCCACTTCAAAAACTTCGGGTAGCAGGCGCTGACGTGGAAACGTTCGCGACGGGCTTCCGAGTCAAAATGACCGGCCGTCCACAAGCTGTCGACTATCAGACTCTGCCATTCCCTGGCTTCCCGACCGACCTGCAACCTATGGCCATCGGACTAGCTACTGTCTCCGAAGGCATGTCCGTAATCACGGAAAATGTCTTTGAATCTCGGTTCCGCTTTGTCGACGAGCTCCTGCGTCTCGGCGCGGATGCCTCCGTAGATGGGCACCATGTGGTCGTGCGTGGCAAAGAACAACTTTCCTCGACGTCCGTGTGGAGCTCGGACATTCGCGCAGGGGCTGGGTTGGTGCTCGCTGCCTTGCGTGCCGACGCCGTGACCGAAGTCCACGACGTCTTCCATATCGACCGTGGTTATCCAAACTTTGTAGAGCAGCTCAATTCGTTGGGGGCTCACGTGGAACGCGTTAGCTAG
- a CDS encoding cob(I)yrinic acid a,c-diamide adenosyltransferase, translating into MSIHLTKIYTRTGDDGTTGLSNFERVSKSDPRLIAYADTEEANAAIGTVLAIGQPRIDIADTLTRIQNELFDAGADLATPIEENPKYPPLRVEQSYIDRLEADCDRFNSELSDLTSFILPGGTPCAALLHQARVVTRRAERAAWVAYGEFPDTTSKLPAQYLNRLSDLLFIVGRIANAGDDILWVPGGKR; encoded by the coding sequence ATGAGCATTCACCTAACGAAGATCTACACCCGCACCGGCGACGATGGCACCACCGGCCTGTCCAACTTCGAGCGCGTTTCTAAATCCGATCCCCGACTCATCGCCTACGCCGACACCGAGGAAGCCAACGCGGCCATCGGAACTGTCCTGGCCATCGGTCAGCCGCGCATTGACATCGCCGACACCTTGACCCGCATCCAAAACGAGCTTTTCGACGCCGGCGCGGACCTCGCCACCCCCATCGAGGAAAACCCCAAATACCCACCGCTACGGGTAGAGCAGAGCTACATCGACAGACTCGAAGCAGACTGCGATCGCTTCAATTCCGAGCTCAGCGACCTCACCTCTTTCATTCTGCCGGGCGGTACTCCATGCGCAGCACTACTCCACCAGGCCCGCGTGGTCACCCGACGCGCGGAACGCGCAGCTTGGGTCGCCTACGGGGAATTCCCAGACACAACCTCAAAGCTGCCGGCCCAATACCTCAACCGACTCAGCGACCTGCTGTTCATCGTAGGCAGAATCGCAAACGCCGGGGACGATATTCTGTGGGTCCCCGGCGGCAAGCGGTAG
- the ramA gene encoding acetate metabolism transcriptional regulator RamA, which produces MDAQTLKDDEDAIRAALTSLKTATGIPVTMYATVTSEKKLQISAWVGLRTPALQNLIIEAGSGVGGRVLATKRPVGVSDYTRANVISHEYDRAIQDEGLHSIVAVPVIVHRDVVGVLYVGVHSSLRLGDKVIEEVTMTARALEQELAINAAFRRPDGRSTLGAKSGRVMNGAEWEQVRSTHSKLRMLANRVGDEAIRKEIEELCDQMVTPVRMKQTTKLSARELDVLACVALGHTNVEAAEEMGIGAETVKSYLRSVMRKLGAHTRYEAVNAARRIGALP; this is translated from the coding sequence ATCGACGCACAAACATTGAAAGACGATGAAGATGCTATCCGCGCTGCGCTGACATCGCTAAAGACGGCCACTGGGATTCCGGTGACGATGTATGCAACGGTGACGTCTGAGAAGAAGCTGCAGATCAGCGCCTGGGTGGGCTTGCGTACCCCTGCATTGCAAAATCTCATCATTGAGGCAGGAAGCGGCGTCGGTGGTCGGGTATTGGCAACGAAGCGTCCCGTCGGTGTGTCCGACTACACTCGCGCGAACGTGATCTCACACGAATACGACCGCGCAATTCAAGATGAAGGCCTGCATTCAATCGTTGCCGTCCCCGTTATTGTTCACCGCGACGTCGTTGGCGTCCTATATGTGGGCGTACATTCTTCACTTCGCCTCGGCGACAAGGTCATCGAAGAAGTAACAATGACGGCGCGCGCGCTCGAACAGGAGCTCGCCATCAATGCTGCTTTCCGACGCCCTGATGGACGCTCCACCCTCGGCGCAAAGTCCGGTCGCGTGATGAATGGCGCCGAGTGGGAACAGGTTCGCTCCACCCACTCTAAGCTTCGCATGCTCGCCAACCGCGTCGGCGATGAGGCGATCCGCAAGGAAATTGAAGAGCTTTGTGATCAAATGGTCACGCCAGTCCGAATGAAGCAAACCACGAAGCTTTCTGCGCGCGAGCTGGACGTTTTAGCCTGTGTTGCCCTCGGGCACACCAACGTTGAAGCCGCCGAAGAAATGGGTATTGGTGCGGAAACCGTGAAAAGTTACTTGCGTTCGGTCATGCGCAAGCTTGGTGCGCACACCCGCTACGAGGCCGTAAACGCAGCACGTCGGATTGGTGCGCTGCCTTAA
- the cysK gene encoding cysteine synthase A: MAKILQNIAEAIGNTPLVRLNRVTEGLEAEVLVKLEFYNPANSVKDRIGRAIVDAAEESGELKPGGTLVEATSGNTGIALALIGAARGYKVVLTMPETMSKERRVMLRAYGAEIVLTPGAAGMQGAVDKANEIVAERDNAILARQFANSANPAVHRATTGPEIWDATDGKIDIFVAGIGTGGTVTGAGSYLKEQNANVQVVGVEPADSPLLTSGKAGPHKIQGLGANFVPEVLDRKVLDEVLTVTNEAAVATSRKIATDEGILGGISAGANVFAALELAKRPENKGKTIVTVIPDFGERYVSTLLFDDIRD, translated from the coding sequence ATGGCAAAAATCTTGCAAAATATCGCCGAAGCTATCGGAAACACCCCACTCGTGCGCCTCAACCGCGTCACTGAGGGCCTCGAAGCCGAAGTTTTGGTCAAGCTCGAGTTCTACAACCCAGCAAACTCCGTGAAAGACCGCATCGGACGCGCCATCGTGGACGCCGCCGAAGAATCTGGCGAGCTCAAGCCAGGTGGCACTCTCGTTGAAGCGACTTCAGGAAACACCGGCATCGCACTGGCTCTCATCGGTGCTGCTCGCGGTTACAAGGTTGTGCTCACCATGCCAGAGACGATGTCGAAGGAACGCCGCGTCATGTTGCGCGCCTACGGTGCCGAAATCGTACTCACACCAGGCGCTGCGGGCATGCAGGGTGCCGTCGATAAGGCAAATGAGATCGTCGCGGAGCGAGACAACGCCATCTTGGCTCGCCAGTTCGCCAACTCCGCAAACCCGGCCGTGCACCGCGCAACCACCGGACCGGAGATCTGGGATGCCACCGACGGCAAGATCGACATCTTTGTCGCCGGCATCGGCACCGGTGGCACAGTAACGGGTGCTGGAAGCTACCTCAAAGAGCAAAACGCTAACGTGCAGGTAGTCGGCGTTGAGCCTGCCGATTCCCCACTGCTCACCAGTGGCAAGGCTGGCCCACACAAGATTCAGGGTCTGGGTGCGAACTTCGTACCAGAGGTACTTGACCGCAAGGTCCTCGACGAAGTACTCACCGTCACCAACGAGGCAGCCGTGGCAACCTCTCGAAAGATTGCCACCGACGAAGGCATCCTTGGCGGCATTTCCGCTGGCGCAAACGTCTTCGCTGCCCTAGAACTGGCCAAGCGACCAGAAAACAAGGGGAAGACCATCGTCACAGTCATTCCAGACTTCGGCGAGCGCTACGTCTCCACCCTGCTTTTCGACGACATTCGCGATTAA
- the epsC gene encoding serine O-acetyltransferase EpsC — MFTIARMIREDLQNAREHDPAARGDVENAIVYSGLHAIWSHRVAHALWVRGHKGPARVLAQVTRFLTGIEIHPGATIGRRFFIDHGMGIVIGETAEIGDGVMLYHGVTLGGQVLTQTKRHPTLEDGVVVGSGAKVLGPITIGAGSAIGANAVVTKDVPPNHIAVGIPAKNRPRNPDEQVKLVDPDAYITGGFAANYEI, encoded by the coding sequence ATGTTCACAATTGCGCGGATGATCCGAGAAGACCTTCAGAATGCTCGGGAGCATGATCCCGCGGCTCGTGGCGACGTCGAAAATGCCATCGTATATTCCGGGCTTCATGCCATCTGGTCCCACCGAGTGGCACACGCCCTATGGGTTCGTGGGCACAAGGGTCCAGCACGCGTACTCGCGCAAGTAACGCGATTCCTCACCGGAATCGAGATCCACCCCGGGGCAACGATCGGTCGCCGTTTCTTCATTGACCACGGCATGGGTATCGTGATCGGCGAGACCGCCGAGATTGGCGACGGAGTAATGCTCTACCACGGAGTGACGCTGGGCGGACAGGTGCTGACGCAGACCAAGCGCCACCCGACCCTTGAAGACGGCGTAGTCGTAGGATCTGGGGCCAAAGTGCTGGGACCGATCACTATCGGCGCAGGGAGCGCAATCGGCGCCAATGCGGTCGTTACCAAAGACGTTCCACCGAACCATATCGCCGTTGGTATTCCAGCGAAAAACCGCCCTAGGAATCCAGACGAACAGGTCAAATTGGTGGACCCGGACGCCTACATTACGGGCGGTTTTGCCGCGAACTACGAAATCTAA
- a CDS encoding GNAT family N-acetyltransferase — translation MSEDFQVTHDEAKHRYVITVDGEEAGFANYVPEGAGRDFNHTVIDPKFRGQGLSGKLIKAALDDVRASGGTIKATCSAVAGFLEKNPDYKDMAV, via the coding sequence ATGTCGGAGGATTTTCAGGTCACCCATGACGAGGCGAAGCATCGATATGTCATCACTGTCGATGGAGAAGAAGCAGGATTCGCAAACTACGTCCCCGAAGGCGCTGGTCGCGACTTCAACCACACCGTTATCGATCCAAAGTTCCGTGGCCAAGGACTGTCCGGGAAACTAATTAAGGCCGCTCTTGACGATGTCCGCGCGTCTGGCGGCACCATCAAGGCGACCTGTTCTGCTGTGGCTGGATTCTTGGAGAAGAACCCAGACTACAAAGACATGGCAGTTTAG
- a CDS encoding SRPBCC family protein, whose product MSPNPTATLIDGRTWRYARTFELTAGELWPYVAHSDKTALWFGPFEGDPQTGEVAVTMVAEEPGPPMVVKIVECVPEQRILLDTGMWELELQVADGEVALLHAVDNAEEAASIGPGWEFYLDRLAAAVRGDDVASIDFEKDYFPAMSQYFSSAYR is encoded by the coding sequence ATGTCTCCTAACCCAACCGCAACACTTATCGACGGCCGAACCTGGCGCTACGCCCGGACCTTCGAGCTCACAGCCGGCGAGCTGTGGCCCTACGTCGCGCATTCCGACAAGACAGCGCTGTGGTTTGGGCCGTTTGAAGGCGACCCGCAAACTGGCGAGGTAGCAGTGACCATGGTGGCGGAAGAACCTGGTCCGCCAATGGTCGTCAAAATCGTCGAATGCGTACCCGAGCAGAGGATCCTGCTGGACACGGGTATGTGGGAGCTAGAGCTGCAAGTAGCCGATGGAGAGGTCGCGCTGCTGCACGCGGTGGACAATGCGGAGGAAGCTGCATCTATCGGGCCTGGATGGGAGTTTTACCTCGATCGTCTTGCCGCTGCAGTCCGCGGAGACGATGTGGCTTCGATTGATTTTGAGAAAGATTACTTCCCCGCGATGAGCCAGTACTTTTCCTCTGCATATCGTTAA
- a CDS encoding VOC family protein, producing the protein MSIKNVPYFAFAGNAREAMEFYQSVFGGELNIMEFGQMGDPNLPEEMSHLVAHAHLSGGVVELACSDYVEGFMGQDPYQIGNHLSLSLWGDDIEEGRSYVEKLSQGGTVNMPFEKQAWGDTYGHVTDKFGMAWSVNVS; encoded by the coding sequence ATGTCAATCAAGAACGTGCCTTATTTTGCTTTTGCCGGAAACGCTCGCGAAGCCATGGAGTTTTACCAGTCAGTGTTTGGCGGGGAGCTCAACATCATGGAGTTTGGTCAAATGGGAGATCCAAATCTTCCCGAGGAGATGTCGCACCTCGTAGCCCACGCGCATTTGAGCGGCGGGGTCGTTGAACTTGCCTGCTCGGACTACGTTGAGGGCTTTATGGGCCAGGATCCGTACCAGATTGGCAACCATCTCTCGCTGTCGCTGTGGGGCGACGACATCGAGGAAGGCCGTAGCTACGTCGAAAAGCTTAGCCAAGGGGGCACCGTCAACATGCCATTCGAGAAGCAGGCGTGGGGCGACACCTATGGCCACGTGACCGACAAATTCGGGATGGCGTGGTCCGTCAATGTCTCCTAA